One Hypomesus transpacificus isolate Combined female chromosome 21, fHypTra1, whole genome shotgun sequence genomic region harbors:
- the zmp:0000001082 gene encoding integrin alpha-D isoform X1: MVKIRLIPLLTCMTNMVFSASWAFNIDVANPHIYTGEKQDFFGYKVMQYISGKEKGIMVTAPLQQNRSGGICKCVQNQTVCYNPAIAIPLPTEDSSLKYTGLSLAVDSKNPPNFVACSPGLVHECDENSHLNSVCYKFNSQFQKTANFTPAFQECTKKKVDLVFLFDGSESMTGDEFNKNKGFILDIIKPLQKSSIKFAAVQFSKESRTVFDFNDYQKGTAEVKLQKEEHFKSLTNTHKAIDFVLKNLFDNSIAGATPDATKVLVIITDGVPTDSDRNLKSIKRTNEKNIIRFIIGVKNPSNKKNSNVDFLEKLQKLASEPKDDNTFLIEDYNGLSRILDIYQKKIFNIEGTKTARAGNLKKEMSQSGFSSQFQEDILILGSVGSNDWRGSLTEIQGPGSEEREIVDPSLEKDSYMGYALTVAKKNDHRLYLTGAPRFKHKGQILLFTKDENNNWKVTTKEYGEQIGSYFGAELSAVDIDSDGNTDFLLVAAPMFYQSQSEGKIYVYQLTDKLELRSVMNVSGPFWGRFGSSISSVTDLNGDDLKDVAVGAPLEDEGRGAVYIYLGDKLGGIRKSYTQRIAAKMLSNDLELFGQTLDGRMDMGHDGLIDIAVGAKGRVVLLRSKSVFNVSAGLSFHPSEISTDQFDCLTSEDQTFPVFTITACFSMVEATKSGVRNAEINVSYMLEVDPMRHTSRGLVGRNGTRGLQMIEKLSKNVTCFNHSIHMKKCVKDTLSPVVIKLTFSQNSTTPPTGILNVDSPTQASIEVPFTKNCENKEKCVAELEVNFNFTTSTLIVMDQSYFNVTVRLSNHADDSYNTSLTFLYPPGLSFSKMHLEKATRTTLHKCSDLEGVTDRTLCSISLPVYRSKTTASFKSLFRISNSYNWNDTMSMTIIGHSDNDNSTNATVTKSIPVQFAVDLAVKANYEYSNTYIIFDHEDKRPKNLVNTYEVKNLAWKSLPVTVTFTFPTLLGHRFEMRNYKVSVSENQTKCKQTIMATSDYCTKEKNCKSIKCNDFILDKYSTVQFKLWGSVSFEGLEQFVKDMPLSKMFTGDEADVRFKSFVNVDYDKQRYVQKSSNHENKHYTSFHQAQIDVRAEFIIPPNKKLIIATGAGGGVLLLLIITVVMFKMGCFKSKKPMEQENDGSGQFEENCMNHDPESMDSKDKEIPESCGSTEAKALMENFQTPKEE, encoded by the exons ATGGTCAAAATACGACTTATTCCTTTGCTCACCTGCATGACAAACATGG TTTTCTCTGCTTCCTGGGCTTTCAACATTGATGTTGCAAACCCCCACATCTATACTGGAGAGAAACAAGATTTCTTTGGTTACAAAGTAATGCAGTACATATCAGGCAAGGAGAAAGG gATAATGGTCACTGCACCACTTCAGCAAAACAGATCTGGAGGAATCTGTAAATGTGTTCAGAACCAAACAGTTTGTTACAATCCAG CCATAGCCATTCCTCTTCCAACCGAAGATAGCTCATTGAAATACACTGGACTGTCCTTGGCAGTTGACTCAAAAAATCCCCCAAACTTTGTG GCCTGCAGCCCAGGTCTGGTTCATGAGTGTGATGAGAACTCCCATCTGAACAGTGTGTGCTACAAGTTCAACAGCCAGTTCCAGAAAACCGCAAACTTCACACCTGCCTTTCAAG AATGTACGAAGAAGAAAGTGGaccttgtgtttctgtttgatGGATCAGAAAGCATGACAGGGGATGAATTTAACAAAAACAAAGGATTCATTTTGGATATCATCAAACCACTCCAAAAATCCTCAATTAAG TTTGCTGCAGTACAGTTCTCAAAGGAATCCAGGACAGTTTTTGACTTCAACGACTACCAAAAAGGGACGGCCGAAGTAAAGCTTCAGaaagaagaacattttaaaTCCTTAACCAATACACACAAGGCGATAGACTTTGTACT GAAAAACCTATTTGATAACTCAATTGCTGGCGCCACGCCTGATGCAACAAAGGTCCTGGTTATCATCACAGATGGAGTTCCCACTGATAGTGATAGGAATTTAAAGTCGATCAAAAGAACAAACGAAAAAAACATCATACGCTTTATTATTGGT GTCAAGAACCCCTCAAACAAAAAGAACTCCAACGTAGATTTTTTGGAAAAACTACAAAAACTGGCATCAGAACCAAAGGATGACAACACATTCCTCATTGAAGACTATAATGGACTGTCAAGAATCCTGGACATTTATCAGAAAAAGATTTTTAACATCGAAG GTACCAAGACTGCTCGGGCAGGAAACTTAAAAAAAGAGATGTCTCAAAGTGGATTCAGCAGTCAGTTCCAGGAG GATATCTTGATTTTAGGGTCTGTGGGATCAAATGACTGGCGAGGATCTCTCACTGAGATTCAGGGCCCAGGATCGGAGGAAAGAGAAATTGTGGATCCCTCCTTAGAAAAGGACTCCTACATGG GATACGCTTTAACTGTTGCAAAGAAGAACGATCACCGTCTGTACCTTACTGGTGCTCCTAGATTTAAACATAAAGGACAGATCCTCCTTTTTACTAAAGATGAAAACAATAACTGGAAAGTGACTACAAAAGAGTATGGGGAGCAG ATTGGGTCCTATTTTGGGGCAGAGCTGTCTGCAGTTGATATTGACTCAGACGGCAACACAGACTTTCTGCTGGTGGCGGCTCCAATGTTCTACCAGTCTCAGAGTGAGGGCAAGATCTATGTCTACCAACTGACTGATAAG CTGGAACTGAGGAGTGTGATGAACGTGTCAGGACCTTTTTGGGGAAGATTCGGGTCATCCATCTCCTCAGTCACAGATCTGAACGGTGATGATCTAAAGGATGTGGCCGTGGGCGCTCCCCTCGAGGATGAAGGCAGGGGGGCTGTGTACATCTACCTGGGTGACAAACTTGGAGGAATACGCAAAAGCTACACTCAA AGAATCGCTGCCAAAATGCTGAGTAATGATCTGGAGTTATTTGGCCAGACACTTGATGGGAGAATGGATATGGGCCATGATGGCTTGATTGACATTGCAGTTGGTGCCAAAGGAAGAGTTGTTTTGTTAAG GTCCAAGTCTGTCTTCAAcgtctctgctggtctctcattCCACCCCTCTGAGATCAGCACTGATCAATTTGACTGTCTCACCAGTGAGGACCAAACCTTCCCAGTGTTCACTATAACAGCCTGCTTTAGTATGGTGGAGGCTACCAAGAGTG GAGTGCGGAATGCAGAGATAAATGTCTCTTACATGCTGGAAGTGGATCCTATGAGGCACACCAGTAGAGGTCTCGTCGGCAGGAATGGAACCAGAGGACTTCAAATGATTGAGAAGCTGAGCAAAAATGTGACCTGCTTTAACCACTCAATCCACATGAAG AAATGCGTGAAGGATACATTGTCCCCAGTTGTTATCAAACTGACATTTTCTCAGAACTCGACAACACCACCAACTGGCATCTTGAATGTTGACAGCCCTACACAGGCTTCCATTGAG GTGCCCTTTACGAAGAAttgtgaaaacaaagaaaaatgtgTTGCAGAGCTTGAAGTAAACTTTAACTTCAC AACCTCAACTTTAATTGTGATGGACCAAAGCTACTTCAACGTAACAGTAAGACTGTCCAATCATGCAGATGATTCTTATAACACCAGCCTCACATTCCTCTACCCACCTGGCCTATCCTTCTCTAAGATGCATCTGGAGAAG GCCACAAGGACGACCCTCCACAAATGCAGCGATCTAGAGGGGGTCACTGACAGGACCCTGTGCAGCATCAGCCTTCCTGTCTATCGCAGCAAAACAACA gcATCATTCAAGAGTTTATTTCGCATTTCAAATTCCTATAATTGGAATGACACCATGTCCATGACCATCATTGGACACAG TGATAATGACAACTCCACCAATGCTACAGTTACCAAATCCATTCCTGTTCAGTTTGCAGTTGATTTGGCAGTAAAGGC GAATTACGAATACTCCAACACGTATATTATCTTTGATCATGAGGATAAACGACCAAAAAATCTGGTCAACACATATGAG GTGAAGAACTTGGCTTGGAAGTCTTTGCCTGTTACAGTAACCTTCACCTTCCCAACTCTGCTTGGGCATCGATTTGAAATGAGGAATTATAAAGTGTCAGTCTCAGAG AACcaaactaaatgtaaacaaactatAATGGCAACATCTGAT TACTGCACTAAAGAAAAGAACTGCAAGTCCATTAAATGTAATGATTTTATATTGGACAAATATTCGACTGTTCAATTCAAACTTTGGGGAAGTGTATCTTTTGAGGGCCTTGAGCAGTTTGTAAAG GACATGCCACTGTCCAAAATGTTCACTGGCGATGAAGCAGACGTCAGATTCAaaagttttgtaaatgttgactatGACAAGCAACGATATGTCCAAAAATCAAGTAACCATGAG AACAAACATTATACAAGTTTCCACCAGGCACAG ATTGATGTTCGAGCAGAGTTCATCATTCCCCCAAACAAAAAGCTGATTATAGCAACAGGTGCTGGTGGGGGGGTCCTGCTTCTCCTTATTATTACTGTGGTCATGTTTAAG aTGGGATGCTTCAAGAGTAAAAAGCCCATGGAACAAGAGAATGATGGGAGCGGACAGTTTGAGGAAAACTGTATGAATCACGATCCCGAAAGCATGGATTCCAAAGACAAGGAAATACCTGAGTCTTGTGGTAGCACAGAAGCAAAAGCACTCATGGAAAATTTTCAAACGCCTAAAGAAGAATAA
- the zmp:0000001082 gene encoding integrin alpha-D isoform X2, with translation MNLTKTKDSFWISSNHSKNPQLSLLQYSSQRNPGQFLTSTTTKKGRPKKNLFDNSIAGATPDATKVLVIITDGVPTDSDRNLKSIKRTNEKNIIRFIIGVKNPSNKKNSNVDFLEKLQKLASEPKDDNTFLIEDYNGLSRILDIYQKKIFNIEGTKTARAGNLKKEMSQSGFSSQFQEDILILGSVGSNDWRGSLTEIQGPGSEEREIVDPSLEKDSYMGYALTVAKKNDHRLYLTGAPRFKHKGQILLFTKDENNNWKVTTKEYGEQIGSYFGAELSAVDIDSDGNTDFLLVAAPMFYQSQSEGKIYVYQLTDKLELRSVMNVSGPFWGRFGSSISSVTDLNGDDLKDVAVGAPLEDEGRGAVYIYLGDKLGGIRKSYTQRIAAKMLSNDLELFGQTLDGRMDMGHDGLIDIAVGAKGRVVLLRSKSVFNVSAGLSFHPSEISTDQFDCLTSEDQTFPVFTITACFSMVEATKSGVRNAEINVSYMLEVDPMRHTSRGLVGRNGTRGLQMIEKLSKNVTCFNHSIHMKKCVKDTLSPVVIKLTFSQNSTTPPTGILNVDSPTQASIEVPFTKNCENKEKCVAELEVNFNFTTSTLIVMDQSYFNVTVRLSNHADDSYNTSLTFLYPPGLSFSKMHLEKATRTTLHKCSDLEGVTDRTLCSISLPVYRSKTTASFKSLFRISNSYNWNDTMSMTIIGHSDNDNSTNATVTKSIPVQFAVDLAVKANYEYSNTYIIFDHEDKRPKNLVNTYEVKNLAWKSLPVTVTFTFPTLLGHRFEMRNYKVSVSENQTKCKQTIMATSDYCTKEKNCKSIKCNDFILDKYSTVQFKLWGSVSFEGLEQFVKDMPLSKMFTGDEADVRFKSFVNVDYDKQRYVQKSSNHENKHYTSFHQAQIDVRAEFIIPPNKKLIIATGAGGGVLLLLIITVVMFKMGCFKSKKPMEQENDGSGQFEENCMNHDPESMDSKDKEIPESCGSTEAKALMENFQTPKEE, from the exons ATGAATTTAACAAAAACAAAGGATTCATTTTGGATATCATCAAACCACTCCAAAAATCCTCAATTAAG TTTGCTGCAGTACAGTTCTCAAAGGAATCCAGGACAGTTTTTGACTTCAACGACTACCAAAAAGGGACGGCCGAA GAAAAACCTATTTGATAACTCAATTGCTGGCGCCACGCCTGATGCAACAAAGGTCCTGGTTATCATCACAGATGGAGTTCCCACTGATAGTGATAGGAATTTAAAGTCGATCAAAAGAACAAACGAAAAAAACATCATACGCTTTATTATTGGT GTCAAGAACCCCTCAAACAAAAAGAACTCCAACGTAGATTTTTTGGAAAAACTACAAAAACTGGCATCAGAACCAAAGGATGACAACACATTCCTCATTGAAGACTATAATGGACTGTCAAGAATCCTGGACATTTATCAGAAAAAGATTTTTAACATCGAAG GTACCAAGACTGCTCGGGCAGGAAACTTAAAAAAAGAGATGTCTCAAAGTGGATTCAGCAGTCAGTTCCAGGAG GATATCTTGATTTTAGGGTCTGTGGGATCAAATGACTGGCGAGGATCTCTCACTGAGATTCAGGGCCCAGGATCGGAGGAAAGAGAAATTGTGGATCCCTCCTTAGAAAAGGACTCCTACATGG GATACGCTTTAACTGTTGCAAAGAAGAACGATCACCGTCTGTACCTTACTGGTGCTCCTAGATTTAAACATAAAGGACAGATCCTCCTTTTTACTAAAGATGAAAACAATAACTGGAAAGTGACTACAAAAGAGTATGGGGAGCAG ATTGGGTCCTATTTTGGGGCAGAGCTGTCTGCAGTTGATATTGACTCAGACGGCAACACAGACTTTCTGCTGGTGGCGGCTCCAATGTTCTACCAGTCTCAGAGTGAGGGCAAGATCTATGTCTACCAACTGACTGATAAG CTGGAACTGAGGAGTGTGATGAACGTGTCAGGACCTTTTTGGGGAAGATTCGGGTCATCCATCTCCTCAGTCACAGATCTGAACGGTGATGATCTAAAGGATGTGGCCGTGGGCGCTCCCCTCGAGGATGAAGGCAGGGGGGCTGTGTACATCTACCTGGGTGACAAACTTGGAGGAATACGCAAAAGCTACACTCAA AGAATCGCTGCCAAAATGCTGAGTAATGATCTGGAGTTATTTGGCCAGACACTTGATGGGAGAATGGATATGGGCCATGATGGCTTGATTGACATTGCAGTTGGTGCCAAAGGAAGAGTTGTTTTGTTAAG GTCCAAGTCTGTCTTCAAcgtctctgctggtctctcattCCACCCCTCTGAGATCAGCACTGATCAATTTGACTGTCTCACCAGTGAGGACCAAACCTTCCCAGTGTTCACTATAACAGCCTGCTTTAGTATGGTGGAGGCTACCAAGAGTG GAGTGCGGAATGCAGAGATAAATGTCTCTTACATGCTGGAAGTGGATCCTATGAGGCACACCAGTAGAGGTCTCGTCGGCAGGAATGGAACCAGAGGACTTCAAATGATTGAGAAGCTGAGCAAAAATGTGACCTGCTTTAACCACTCAATCCACATGAAG AAATGCGTGAAGGATACATTGTCCCCAGTTGTTATCAAACTGACATTTTCTCAGAACTCGACAACACCACCAACTGGCATCTTGAATGTTGACAGCCCTACACAGGCTTCCATTGAG GTGCCCTTTACGAAGAAttgtgaaaacaaagaaaaatgtgTTGCAGAGCTTGAAGTAAACTTTAACTTCAC AACCTCAACTTTAATTGTGATGGACCAAAGCTACTTCAACGTAACAGTAAGACTGTCCAATCATGCAGATGATTCTTATAACACCAGCCTCACATTCCTCTACCCACCTGGCCTATCCTTCTCTAAGATGCATCTGGAGAAG GCCACAAGGACGACCCTCCACAAATGCAGCGATCTAGAGGGGGTCACTGACAGGACCCTGTGCAGCATCAGCCTTCCTGTCTATCGCAGCAAAACAACA gcATCATTCAAGAGTTTATTTCGCATTTCAAATTCCTATAATTGGAATGACACCATGTCCATGACCATCATTGGACACAG TGATAATGACAACTCCACCAATGCTACAGTTACCAAATCCATTCCTGTTCAGTTTGCAGTTGATTTGGCAGTAAAGGC GAATTACGAATACTCCAACACGTATATTATCTTTGATCATGAGGATAAACGACCAAAAAATCTGGTCAACACATATGAG GTGAAGAACTTGGCTTGGAAGTCTTTGCCTGTTACAGTAACCTTCACCTTCCCAACTCTGCTTGGGCATCGATTTGAAATGAGGAATTATAAAGTGTCAGTCTCAGAG AACcaaactaaatgtaaacaaactatAATGGCAACATCTGAT TACTGCACTAAAGAAAAGAACTGCAAGTCCATTAAATGTAATGATTTTATATTGGACAAATATTCGACTGTTCAATTCAAACTTTGGGGAAGTGTATCTTTTGAGGGCCTTGAGCAGTTTGTAAAG GACATGCCACTGTCCAAAATGTTCACTGGCGATGAAGCAGACGTCAGATTCAaaagttttgtaaatgttgactatGACAAGCAACGATATGTCCAAAAATCAAGTAACCATGAG AACAAACATTATACAAGTTTCCACCAGGCACAG ATTGATGTTCGAGCAGAGTTCATCATTCCCCCAAACAAAAAGCTGATTATAGCAACAGGTGCTGGTGGGGGGGTCCTGCTTCTCCTTATTATTACTGTGGTCATGTTTAAG aTGGGATGCTTCAAGAGTAAAAAGCCCATGGAACAAGAGAATGATGGGAGCGGACAGTTTGAGGAAAACTGTATGAATCACGATCCCGAAAGCATGGATTCCAAAGACAAGGAAATACCTGAGTCTTGTGGTAGCACAGAAGCAAAAGCACTCATGGAAAATTTTCAAACGCCTAAAGAAGAATAA